Within Topomyia yanbarensis strain Yona2022 chromosome 2, ASM3024719v1, whole genome shotgun sequence, the genomic segment gtcttgtggtgagctatttgcagcttgaccccgttcatccagctctcgatcgcgtctattgtctccgtcaccgacacctccacttcttcaagtgtctcacccatcaccgttagtgacacgtcgtccgcgaaacctacgattttcactttcctaggcagctgcagcgttaacaccccatcgtacatcccgttccaaagggttggaccgagaatggagccctgaggaacgcccgctgtgacacgcaatgacttctgtccttcgctcgtctcgtacagtagcactctgctctgaaagtagctcttcaggatctggcacagataatcgggaaccctcattctatgcagcgctgcagcgatggcttcccagctggcactgttgaacgcgttcttcacatctatcgtgaccacagcgcagtatcgatctcctcttcgcttctgtttagatgacttctcggcactctcgagcactatccgaattgcatccactgtcgatgctcctttgcggaaaccaaactgcatcttggacagtccgcgctcaccttccgtgaatttcgtcaacctgttaagaatgatcctttccaggagttttccgagtgtatccagcaggcatatgggtctgtacgagatcgggtcgccaggtggcttccctggcttcggcagcaacaccagcttctggaccttccacatatcggggaagttgccttcatttaggcacttctgcatcactatcctgaacatgtccggatatgccaggatcggagctttcagtaccacgtttggtattccatccggaccaggggctttctttggttttaggcgcttcgatgcttctactagctcgtcgttagtcacttgccgatccatgtttgttccttcttcctcgccgtgcggtgacggtggccatatagtcgGATCGTGCtacgggaaaagaccctcgacgattatcttcagcttgctcggacacatttcggctggcgtcgtcggacccttcattttcgccatcacgactcggtatgcgtcactccagggattggcgtctacttctcggcatagctccttgtggcactctgacttgctgagtctgatctcccgttttagagcggccctagcttcccgaaacgatgccttatgctcttctctatctggttccgaccttgctctttgggcccgccttctggctctgagacaagcagcgcgtaacgtactaagcatctcgttccaccagtaagctggacgccgtttgttgcgtggttccagttttcgcggcattgtggcgtcacaagccgccacaatccttcttgttaggtcagccgcatccacgttctcggtcccgccgttcggccgaagtgcctcaacaaagaggtctttgttgaaggctttcgtcttccactttcgttcgccggtcacccttctctgtactgccgcggggttccgttggccgatacggtagcgaatctcctggtggtcactatgcgtatacgtttcgcatactctgcaatccatgttcgccgtcaatgagggactacagaatgtgacgtctatgatggactccctcccgtctctccgaaatgtactaacagagccttcattgcacaatcgtacgtctaacttcgctagagcttcctgcaggatacaccctcttgtgttggttactctactgccccattccacagcccaggcgttgaagtcaccaccaatgactaccggcttccgatcgatcaactgctcggttaactgctccagcattaggctgaactgctctactgtccaccttgggagagcgtaacagctacatacgaagatgccgttgattttggctatcacgaaaccctcataggaacgttctaccatttcttggatagggaatcttcccattacttgtatcgctgcggttcctgatctatccgccacccagttaccgttattaggggggacttgataaggctctgcgatcaaagcgacatcgcacatagtttctgtcgtagactgccacaacagttgctgtgcggtatcacagtgattcaggtttatctgggtcatctccatcgccgttggcctgcagtcgccttcttgtacgctgggcatttaaagccactcTACCCGTCTTTTGGAGGCTAACTTTTGATAAGCTAGTCTGGTCCGATCCTGAATAATTTCtttaggtgaatttttttcagggATTCGCCCTAAGAAGAGTCTCATCCGGGTAAACTAATCTTGGCGTGCAGTCTTCGTAAGGGAAATGGCGCATAAACTGCACGCTTGCTACGGATCGACCAGGGCTGGCTACACGATTTTCCCACGCCTTTGCCTTTTATCTTTCCCACACAGTCACTAAGTGATTGTTCATTAATTCCTTGTCTAGTTAGCTTTGTTAGTTATAGGTAGCAAAATTATGGTGTTAAAAATAGTTGTAAAAATAAGCTGTgaaatgtatcatttggatggTTGTAATCTGTTGGTACAAAATATGAAGtggttttatgcctgctggagagaGAGTTGCAATGAAACTTAGCTCCAGGGGGGTTTTCGCTGctccaaataaaacaaaataaatgaaagTTTGGTCCTCTGAGTAAAGCAGAAAATAATAATCGAATCGATACTCGATACTGACAATAATCGAATAGTAAAAATCGCTTCCAAACACATACCTTGACTCATAGACTCTCCGAAGATtcttatcatgtttttttttcagaaaatatttaaatgaaTTAGACCGTATAAATCTGTCTAACAAAGCCGTAGATGCTTGCCTCGACGTTTAccagaaaatattgaaaagtctGATCGCTTCTGACAATGATATCGAGATGTTATCTTTACTTGTTGATATATTTAAAGCCTACCGAAAGTGCGTCAAACACATGCAAGTGAAGGAAGAAGCTTTCGCCAAAGCTCTAGTTGATGCCTATAAAATATTTATCCAACATAAAACAACGTTACCAGATAACGCCAACCTCTTGGAATTAGCTGTTAAACTCTGCACGTATGAAATAAACTATCGAAAAACAATGGATAAGCTGTCTGGAATAAACAAAACGACATCTTCGGGAGCAGATACTGCAGCAACTATAATTACACCAATGCGACCGATTTCAACGGTAAGTGAAattgtcacaaaatttcaattgtcaCTCCATAGAGTTTTAAAAGGCCGTTGCTCAAAATCAATAGCATCTACACCGTTCACTTTGGAAGTATAGTATATTCAGAGAAACTGTTTCTTTTGCAATTGTGCTAATTCAAGAATGCACGGTTcggtgattaattcacctataattGAAACACATAACTTATTTTCTAGTAATATAGTAATTTTATTAGAGACtttgtcttcagtaaagttgtatcTTGTGATATTGCAAGCAAAATTCCTGAAGACAttgtttaaggggttacatactttttgtgagaaaaatgtcaagaaagtttgaattcaaGTCgaggcataaagcaatgattccattacatcaaacttatagtattttggtagtatatttttcagtgtaataaataagcataagtttataaaaatatattaataattggtgaagttatggcttttttccccgaaactatcacgattgaagaccactAGATCAACTGAaaacccaaaactcaaaaaaatccattagaatatgagtattcctcgtaccttaacgattagttgaataaatattcctgcattcgagaacgtttttactaaaaaaacaaaaaattatgcataaaaagaatcgttaaggtacgagaaaaattaaatacgatcaattgagaaaaaaaaattaagaaaaaattggTTGAGTGGTTCTTCAGCAACCGtaatcacggaaaaaccattgttagaaaaacgacatttcgaaataatcgttgttaaaatttcaaattacaactGCTCTTAATAGAAGAATCGcgtttggaagcgctgtaactttcgatctatttctcggatctctatataAAAAAGTGGGAAAACATGCTCagggagttgtactttcagataaaaagAGATACGCGCTTACGAGCGAGGTACGTTCTAGAACATTCTCGATGCTATTCGTTCCTTGGCATTTCATTGTATATGCAATGAACACACTTTCATTACCCTCTTGCTAGCAACGGCGCGGACCTGGGACGCGCGGACCAATCACAGCAAGCTTTCCGCTATTACGCAACTATAAAAGTAGCTGCGCCAGCAACAAACAATCAGTCGTGTTTTAAACCTTGTACAGTgtataaaaaatttaagaaataaaCCAAGTAATGAATTAAATCCTAAGAATTAAATAAAAGAGTACAGTCCATTCATCCATTCTATATGTCGAAGCAACATACACGAAACCACAATAGACAGTAAGGAAGACAAGCAAGTATTCCGCCGAAATACTTACCTTGCTTCGACAAATGTCGACACAAAACATTCTGAAAAAAATaccatgaaaaaaatatattatggaaaaattattatgaaaagaatacaattacaaaaaaaaacacaactcGAGCAACACACAAAAAATACATTATCCATCTCGAGTCCAcaacaatattacaaaaaagaaatttactaaaaaaGAACATAACAGGCAAAAGAAcccgaaattattaaaataagcaaaataaGCAAAAGATCTCGAACACAAGAAACACATCTGGAGAAAAGGAAGGAATTGGGTGCAATTACTAACAACTAATACCCTTGTTCTTGCTTGAAATACATATCTGACAAGAGTagattaggaagattgccaAATCGAGTCGGTGTCCATTTTAAATGAACTACAAACAAAGTAATTTCATATATGACGACAAATTGTAAAGAGTAAAGTAAATAATTGAAAACAAACAGAAAtcgaaataattaaataaatatagtAAATTACAAGTTGAGAATGAAGATAACACAAACAAAATTAGTTTTGTTTGTGtttctaaagggcgaacacgaaattattgcgacaccgaaaatgtaattttcttataatgtttaaaatcaaaccaaaattttagggtagttttatacatatatttacttcaaaaatcaaaaggaaagttaatcgatggagccttgagtgtaaaattggacgcattttcgcttgatgccctccattaaagtctttacagtgtcatccggtaccagtttcgcagtttttttttccattttcttaacatgtccttctcgtctttgactgtcttcttgctcttccgaagttcccgttTCATCATtgtccagtactgctccaccgggcgcagctccggacagtttggcggattcatgtcctttggaacaaaatggacagaattggcctcataccactccaggacacttttagaatagtggtatgatgccaaatctggcaaaaataggtatgatgccaaatctggcaaaaatactgcgccctttgtcacgaaaggctcactcctcagtccgcaggagcagatggcctgccaaatgagatatttggaggcgaacttcgacattttcttcttcttaaatttgtcgtccacatagaacttgctcttgccggtgaaaaactccaaccccggaatttgcttaaaatcggcttttatatacgtttcgtcgtccatcacacagatgccatattttgtcagcatcttctcgtagagctttcgtgcccgagttttagccgtcgattgttaccgcttatcgcggtttgggaagttctgtaccttgtatgtatctAGTCctgctctcttctttgcattctggacgtagctctgcgacatgccgatctttttagccaaatcacggcttgagacgttgggatttgctttaatcatccgcttcatctttccctccgtctttttgtgcTCCGGTcgcggttttcttccagctcctttgtcgTGGTCCAacatcaaccgctcctggaaccgcttcaacactctggagacggttgaatggtgaatgttcaacatttttcccaattgTCGGTGCGACagatcaggaaattccaggtgtttggaaagaatttgttctctcggcttgcgttggttcacctccattttcgttaaatcgaaaaacacgacttcgagtttgacagcatgtaaacaatacacatcaatgagaaagtgtgcaaaatttggttgattttatccaatggtaaaaaagttatgccctgttgaatgtgtcgcaataatttcgtgttcgccctttaacacAATAATAATCTATAGCAGTCAAATTATCAAAACGGTAGGACAAATAATTTGGAAAGAACGGTTGTAGGTGGTGACGGGAAGAAGATGGAGGGAATCTCGGAGATGGAAGAATGGTCAAACTACGGAGGAAACAGGACAACCTATAGTTAACGAGAAATTTGACAAAGCTGAGAGTCGAGTATTGACAACGAAGGCTAAACATGGATCAGCCTAAACCAAAGACAAAAGTAACAGTCGGAACAAGCAAACCAGATCTGTGTGCATGAAAATAGCGCCTCAGTAGCCCACAATCAAAATGGCCTGAAGGTAGCAAGCAAGCAGTCAAATCTCTCGGATAAGCCAAACGTTGAGGGAGAAATCAATGCCGACAAATACGTAAAGGACGTCGATATCAATGTAATCGATCGAGGGTTGGTACAACAAATGAATTCTAACCAGAATCGAGGAAATCAGCAACATGAGATAACAAAAGTCAACAACGTGAACGGAGAAGACAGAATCGAAACAATATGTATGAGCAAGCAACCATAGCCCAAGGGGACAACAATCTGTGGGCAAAGAAGTATGTCACTTCTCAACCGATTGGAAGTATCCTGCCGCACGAGGGACCCGAAATCTGAATTCCGAGAACCACTACGCAACCGAGTCAAGGAACCGAGAGAGGGAGTAACGTTTGGAAGCTGGAAAATATATGGAATAGGACCATCGTAAGGTTAGAATgttaaaagaaaaattaaaagacaATGGCCAGAAAACTGTAAATATTCTTCTTTTTTGCTAATAGTGAATAAGAAACATAATTTTTGTAATGGCAATCTTAGGAATTAGGATACAAAAGACTTTTTACCTAATTTAAAAGTAACCCGCGCAGTCGTCTTGATGATGCTCCTCTCCGAGGCAGCATCAAGCTCAGTAAGTAAGGAGGCATGTAGAGGCCCTAATTTTATCCGGTTTCAATCCCGGGGAAATTTCAATCATTTGCCCATCTCTTGGATGTTCGATTCCATGAGTTAAGTTGCATCATAAAGACTTAGCCTTAAGCTTAGCAAGTTTCATTGACGATGCGCTTTGCATACGCGAAGGCAATGTTtaatgataacaaaattgtttgtttacgcCGCGACCCTACCTTAGCAATAGAAGCAATAAACTTGATAGATAATGAAGTGTCGGTGGCCACTGGTTTTGTATGACGCGAGCAGGGTAGTGGATTTCTTTCAGATTTGCCTTACCGGACTCGGTCAAACGTAagctatttcgttttctttcgcacAAATATCGCCCAGAAAAGGCATTAAGTTCACTACCTTTATTTGTTTTATGATACACCTTCAGGCACATACATACATGTTCACATACGGTCGAATTTTCTCAAGACTGCACGACGCACCCGGTTGCGCGTGCTAATCACAATTGGCACCTTAACTTTGGTCAAAAGACTTTTTAACAACGCGGGTTTAGATCACTTTCGCGCATCTCTGAGAGAAAAGCACGAAGTTCTTGAAAGCATTTCTAAAGCTCTCACTAGAACTGTCGGTCGCTAGCcgattcaattaaaaacaatgggTCGTTTCCCGAGGTAATGCCATGCCCCTCTAACGGTAGGGTCGCGGCGTAAACTaacaattttgttatcattaAACATTTCCTTCGCGTATGCAAAGCGCATCGTCAATGAAACTtgcttagcttaaggctaagTCTTTATGATGCAACTTAACTCAGGGAGTCGAACATCCAAGAGATGGACAAATGATTGAAATTTCCCCGGGATTGAAACCGGAGAAAATTAGGGCCTCTACACTTGGATGCTCCAACCGGAGATCCCTTCCAGCCGGTGCTGTTCTGAATCCATCCCGAGAGGATTTGCCTGTCTGTTTCAGTGTCTGCTCATGCCGATTATTTTCCTGCCCATCAAGATTGATTGTCCTGCTAGAAGGTGTGCTCCATCCGTTCATGTTCGTGAACGAAGATATTTTTGGTCCTTCAAGCCGGATTGCTGTTACTGATTTTGTTgttctgctgctgttgttgccaCTAAGAAGAAGAAGCCAGCCGATTTCGAGTTGCATACAGAGTGTGAGACTGTTTCATGTGTATAAACAACGCCGCGAGTGGTAAATCAACCTGATATTTTGTGTGGAAAGTGTAAAATGAAGTTGCACATATTTTCGAACACTGAATCAAGCGCACAAAGTGAAGAACAATTTGAACGATTGAAGTGGAGTGATTTGAACTCAAATAAGTGTGTATGTCAGTGCTACCGATGCCGATTCATCATACTCCCGTTAAAACTGATCAGAAGGAAAGAATGGCGAATATGAAAGTGCTCGTTCATTTGCGTGGCCAAGCAAAGGCAAAGGTCACGCGCATCTGGAGAGCAGCGGAAGAGTTAGCTGGTGCTAGTGCCGTGCAACCTAATTTGGCTCAGTTGCGAataagccctatgtttacatttgtaagtatcacccttttcacaaaaaagcgttgaaatgcaatcgcagctcctgatatcacgctatctctgaagtgcatgcgtgcatagtttcaaattttacttcgacatcgactttttctaaaggtgacttcccagtagtatccttgatttgaattattatcgctaatcctaatgccaaagaacaaataaaaacctctcgaaaacgaaccgtttgggaaaatcatcatcatcactggaattttaattttcacgaaacttttcgataaccttccgtcacttgcgttaatgcactgggtgcacagtgctctgaaaatctagcgaaatcgttttaaTCGGCACtagggtctaattcagagctatctgcgcggcgagttaaatctgcaaagaatactaaaaaataatttcttttccataattttcagttcagcaattcgagaaatcgtgcccaccgcaagccatgaaaaatagactacgttgtgaagtgatggtcactatttattaaaaaatcgcggttaaataaaaaataaaactattaaaaaatttcaaatagtttataattttcacaaacttattaggaaaaattgtttaataagctttcgtaatattgtgtaggaaaaaagctgaaaatttcagtattttctgtatctgcaacatataaacccttaagtataccaattaattagtatacgaattggaataagttcgccaatttttggaagaagtctataaaataaccccttgaaaactacctaaaaattgttgtagttcgatgcaataaaaaaatctacaaaaatgtaaaacacatacaataaagacccatttttatcagtctcatggcgtattttaggctgacaaaatggggacattgactaaatcgggcaattttttttctttataataaactgaagctgttaaaatattcttcccgtcctttgatgtagtctgataactatttctgattatgatgaacattttatttttgcatatttccatcttcatgataaggaaaacatgctcaagaaaggatttactcgaattcagtcttgttcgtctgctagagcccatcaaagatatgttcatatttggctgataaaatcggggtttcaatgtattataatagatattaagcattcgaagaagtttcttgtgaacgagtgtagaacgactttgtttctacttacttgaaatcagcggcgtagtcagaaattcggtttggtgggggtttggtgaaaatcgatcatactgtacaaacggcataattccgaaaccgtaatttttgaagttttaaaattatgcagaattaatttttcagaaaatagtaacagagttcgtgtctttagcaaatttgttgagactttattgtagtcatgaatattaacctgagaaaattcaccataaatacttcttggacgatataccgtcaaaattattttatcaaatgatgcgctgtttaacgtttgtaaaactcatcgaagatactaaacctccgaaattggcggtttcaaaatgatgctatcttgaccttaaattactgtttttaaacatttgacctatacatataattggttatacaacaaaaatcaaatgctcatcaaaatcgatcagaacctgctagaatcgaatggaaatcgtcatttttcataaatttctctctacattcggaaagtgttatcctcgttattaatcatattacgttttcgtctcaactcgacgcattcccaaaataaaaacctgttttaatccacctagtggtccaattgtgcttttctcatttgtccagactacgattccatggctggttatgttcaatacaatggtggatataattattacatgttcagtacgatttgcacatatatcaatggatcgacagccacgatcttgagatactatgtgatactgaaacatcgcttgaaaccagcggtggatcatggagaaagatccgggaggtccaggtcctgccgaaaattttcaacttgttaagaaattttaaactacttttaatgttaaagtagcaacccctcactgcatactccctccgggccggtatgattgtcgatttttagagtgattgcataaccttactatatgaaaaaggcaaaggcaaaaatgtaccaaagtccaaagaagtcaatttttgtcaaacatctcaatgtttcgtgcattttaaagtcatttggcatcaaaaatacaaatttgattttgaaaatttttcatttcagtttatatgggaatttgctgtgtgattgcactcttcaactcgtaactccggaaccagaagtccaatcaataaaaaattcaatagcagccgatgggaaggttgtacctttcatttgagtctaactttgtgcaaatcggtttagccatctctgagaaacagaggtcacatttttttccacatacatacacacacagacattttccgatctcgacgaactcagtcgattggcatatgacactcggctctccgggtcgagattagattgacgaattttagagtgaatgagaaaagcaaaaacattttagcaaatgttgaaagttatgcatttcttTGGTGagtagttctatgtttcatagacattaaatcaattttaacttcgcttcctattaaataaagacccttattacagtacatctctacaaaagcgagctcaatttgaaaaaaaatctgaggattatgattgattacagaactctggaattttctattcgaatgttttcaggcaggaatttgatattgatgctattagacaattgtgaaatcaagaccaatagatcagttacatatcaggacctcattccgaaaatttatcaaaagtcctcatgacgtttactacaacaggttatcaatctacggaccAGATAACCAgattgtagtattgaattaaatcagtctgcatcaataaattttcaacttcaacccaatatttttttctgggtgtggtgtggggggggggggttggggggggggttgtatggtgttataccccaaaaccttctcttggctacgccgttgcttggagttatttatttcgcttttcattttccgatatgtttcagatcgatcc encodes:
- the LOC131683120 gene encoding uncharacterized protein LOC131683120, with amino-acid sequence MLSLLVDIFKAYRKCVKHMQVKEEAFAKALVDAYKIFIQHKTTLPDNANLLELAVKLCTYEINYRKTMDKLSGINKTTSSGADTAATIITPMRPISTVNCLSCQRAEMSTIIFSSKRESRMVVYLTGYF